Genomic segment of Parageobacillus genomosp. 1:
ATGAATTAATGGATCCGTATGATATTCGGCATCGCGAAATGACGAAAATCGATGAAGTGACATTGCATTATGAAGTGAATGATGAAAAGAAGCTCGTTCGTTTTTTAGAAAAACAAGACGTCGTTATCGTGGATGAACAGAAAGGAAAAATAATAAAGTTAAGTTTTGCCGGCAGGCAGTATATATATGAGGACAATCTCGCTTCAAGCCCGGTGTATATGCGCGAAGTGTTAGGGTTTATAGAAATCAATAAACACCGCCTAAAGTTTGTAAGCATTTTTCCAGATGCGGCGGAATCGTTTATGAAAGTGATGGAGAAAGTGGGGTCTTTTGCTCGCTTTATCAAAAAAACGGTACGCCAATTGGACGCGCCGAAAAACGTCGAATTTCACTCTTACGCGATACAGTTAGGTGAAAATGTACCGCTTTATTTTGGCGCACTGGCGAATCAGACGCTAGATATTTATCGGTCATTACACGCTCCGCAAGAGGAATGGGACGGGAAAACCGTGATGCAAATGGCGGAGCAAGGGAAAAAAGAAGAAGTCGAGCGATGGCTACAAGAACGCGAGTATATTAGTTTTATGAACGCCGAGCAACTGGAATGTCCGGTTACCGTTGATTTTAATACGATTCGTCGGAAGTTTGGTCTTCCTTTATCTCCGTTTGTCACGTTAGGGGAAAAAAGACAAACGCGATTGCTGGAGAAGCAGCGAACACATGAAACGGAACAATATGAGCAATATGACCTACCGCTTGAATGGATGGATTCTTTCTTTGGTAAAGATATAGCGGAGTTTTTTATCGAAAAAACAAGAGGGAAATCAGAAGCGACGGTATCGAAATATCGAACAGGACTATCCATTATCGTCCAATATTTGTTACAGTCTCGCCTTTCGGCTTGGACAAGCATCACAAAAGATCATTGGCAGCAATGCATCGTTTATCATTATTTAGAAACGAACGGCGATGCGAGCATCAATCAAGCGAAGTCGTTTTTCAGCGTGATAAAAGCGTTGGCAAAGTGGGTTGACGCGCGATATGGAACGAATCATGATAAAACAGTTCGCTCCATCATTCAGGTGGTGGAAGAAGAAATATATGACGCGATTCGTTTGCTAGATTTATATGTTCCGTATACAGCTAGAAAATACCATTATTGGTTGCAGGAAATAGAAAGAGATGTAGTCGAAAACGCATTAGCGAACCATCAAGTAAGCGGCCTGTTTCAAATCATTGATGTCTCCGCTGCGATGATGAGGTGTAAACATGCAGAAAGCGGAAAGCAATATACGATATCCATCACTCCGTTTGTTCGTTCTTATGCAAAAGCAGGAATGATCATTCGCGGAAACATTGTCAAAACACCAAACTCTGGCCGCTGGAAATTCATTCATGTGTCACAGGTATTTCCGAAAGAGGCGGAACAGTATTTGAGTGGAAAACGGCGTTTGCTTCAAGATTAGTTGGTTAGGCTGTTTTTGTGAGGTTGATTGGTTTGGATCGGCAATGAGATGTGTGTGAAAGGAAGTAGGGAATACATCTGTTCCCTGCTTTTTTGTTTAAGATTCGT
This window contains:
- a CDS encoding SEC-C metal-binding domain-containing protein produces the protein MKVGRNDPCPCGSGKKYKKCCMAKDGVLEIRKVREERFFQLKNELSEEIYQFLERTLPFSEKLRAETVFDQKIGSTQNGDILGPLFRLWYLFFHRFYNGLRGVEWFYQEKKTGLKAEKARLLETWVSLVPRLIQIVDMNDNGITVEDAFTHERFHMPFCETISEPIPWGGTFCLLEPFGEGYYVHGVAIIEGPRGVKRAYTKINELMSETRRSYEQIAMTYFLEIVNELMDPYDIRHREMTKIDEVTLHYEVNDEKKLVRFLEKQDVVIVDEQKGKIIKLSFAGRQYIYEDNLASSPVYMREVLGFIEINKHRLKFVSIFPDAAESFMKVMEKVGSFARFIKKTVRQLDAPKNVEFHSYAIQLGENVPLYFGALANQTLDIYRSLHAPQEEWDGKTVMQMAEQGKKEEVERWLQEREYISFMNAEQLECPVTVDFNTIRRKFGLPLSPFVTLGEKRQTRLLEKQRTHETEQYEQYDLPLEWMDSFFGKDIAEFFIEKTRGKSEATVSKYRTGLSIIVQYLLQSRLSAWTSITKDHWQQCIVYHYLETNGDASINQAKSFFSVIKALAKWVDARYGTNHDKTVRSIIQVVEEEIYDAIRLLDLYVPYTARKYHYWLQEIERDVVENALANHQVSGLFQIIDVSAAMMRCKHAESGKQYTISITPFVRSYAKAGMIIRGNIVKTPNSGRWKFIHVSQVFPKEAEQYLSGKRRLLQD